One stretch of Carettochelys insculpta isolate YL-2023 chromosome 20, ASM3395843v1, whole genome shotgun sequence DNA includes these proteins:
- the NOG gene encoding noggin encodes MDHPPGLLALYAWLVLLALRLQQGAGQHYLHIRPAPSDSLPLVELIEHPDPSFDPKEKDLNETLLRSLLGGHFDAHFMAVSLPEERLAGEDLGELDSLLRQRPPGAMPSEIKGLEFAEGPQPGKKHRLSKKLRRKLQLWLWSQVFCPVLYTWNDLGSRFWPRYVKVGSCYGKRSCSVPEGMLCKPAKSVHLTVLRWRCQRRGGQRCTWIPIQYPIISECKCSC; translated from the coding sequence ATGGATCACCCGCCGGGCCTGCTGGCGCTCTACGCCTGGCTGGTCCTGCTGGCGCTGCGGCTGCAGCAGGGCGCGGGCCAGCACTACCTGCACATCCGCCCGGCGCCCAGCGACAGCCTCCCCCTGGTGGAGCTCATCGAGCACCCGGACCCCAGCTTCGACCCCAAGGAGAAGGACCTGAACGAGACCTTGCTGCGGAGCCTGCTGGGCGGCCACTTCGACGCGCACTTCATGGCCGTCTCCTTGCCCGAGGAGCGGCTGGCGGGGGAGGACCTGGGCGAGCTGGACTCGCTGCTGCGGCAGAGGCCCCCGGGGGCGATGCCCAGCGAGATCAAAGGGCTGGAGTTCGCCGAGGGGCCGCAGCCGGGCAAGAAGCACCGGCTGAGCAAGAAGCTGcgcaggaagctgcagctgtggctgtggtCGCAGGTCTTCTGCCCGGTGCTGTACACGTGGAACGACCTCGGCAGCCGCTTCTGGCCCCGCTACGTCAAGGTGGGCAGCTGCTACGGGAAGCGCTCCTGCTCGGTGCCCGAAGGGATGCTCTGCAAGCCCGCCAAGTCAGTGCACCTCACCGTCCTGCGGTGGCGCTGCcagcggcggggggggcagcggTGCACGTGGATCCCCATCCAGTACCCCATCATTTCGGAGTGCAAGTGCTCCTGCTAG